In Synechococcus sp. RS9909, one genomic interval encodes:
- the ftsH3 gene encoding ATP-dependent zinc metalloprotease FtsH3, giving the protein MNKRWRNVGLYVLLVVVVIVVGTAFLERPDPSTAARTLRYSDFVEAVQDNQVSRVLISPDRGTAQVVENDGRRAEVNLAPDKDLLKLLTEHNVDIAVQPTRQPGAWQQAAGSLIFPLLLLGGLFFLFRRAQGGGGGGNPAMNFGKSKARVQMEPSTQITFGDVAGIEGAKLELTEVVDFLKNPDRFTAVGAKIPKGVLLVGPPGTGKTLLAKAVAGEAGVPFFSISGSEFVEMFVGVGASRVRDLFEQAKKNAPCIVFIDEIDAVGRQRGAGLGGGNDEREQTLNQLLTEMDGFEGNTGIIIVAATNRPDVLDAALMRPGRFDRQVVVDRPDYSGRLQILQVHARGKTLAKDVDLDKVARRTPGFTGADLSNLLNEAAILAARRELTEVSNDEISDAIERVMAGPEKKDRVMSERRKRLVAYHEAGHALVGALMPDYDPVQKISIIPRGQAGGLTFFTPSEERMESGLYSRAYLQNQMAVALGGRVAEEIVYGEDEVTTGASNDLQQVAQVARQMVTRFGMSDKLGPVALGRAQGGMFLGRDIAAERDFSEDTAATIDEEVSDLVSVAYKRATQVLTQNRSVLDELAEMLVDQETVDAEDLQELLMRRDVRVAEYV; this is encoded by the coding sequence TTGAACAAGCGCTGGCGCAATGTGGGGCTCTACGTGCTCCTCGTCGTGGTCGTGATCGTGGTGGGTACCGCCTTCCTCGAACGACCGGATCCATCCACAGCGGCCCGCACCCTTCGCTATAGCGACTTCGTGGAGGCGGTGCAGGACAACCAGGTCAGCCGGGTGTTGATCTCACCTGATCGGGGCACCGCCCAGGTGGTGGAGAACGATGGTCGCCGCGCTGAGGTGAACCTCGCCCCCGACAAGGACCTGCTTAAGCTGCTCACCGAGCACAACGTGGACATCGCCGTGCAGCCCACCCGGCAGCCCGGTGCCTGGCAGCAGGCAGCCGGCAGCCTGATTTTCCCCCTGCTGCTTCTGGGGGGGCTGTTCTTCCTGTTCCGTCGCGCTCAGGGGGGCGGCGGTGGCGGCAACCCGGCCATGAATTTCGGCAAGAGCAAGGCGCGGGTGCAAATGGAGCCTTCCACGCAGATCACCTTCGGGGATGTGGCGGGGATTGAAGGCGCCAAGCTTGAGCTCACCGAGGTCGTGGATTTCCTCAAGAACCCCGACCGTTTCACCGCCGTCGGTGCCAAGATCCCCAAGGGTGTTCTGCTGGTGGGGCCTCCCGGAACAGGCAAAACCCTTCTCGCCAAGGCCGTGGCTGGAGAAGCTGGCGTTCCGTTCTTCTCGATCTCCGGCTCCGAGTTCGTGGAGATGTTTGTGGGCGTCGGTGCCAGCCGTGTGCGCGATCTGTTCGAGCAGGCCAAGAAAAACGCCCCCTGCATCGTGTTCATCGATGAGATCGATGCGGTCGGGCGTCAGCGTGGCGCTGGTCTGGGCGGCGGCAACGACGAGCGTGAACAAACCCTCAACCAGCTGCTCACCGAGATGGATGGCTTCGAGGGCAACACCGGCATCATCATCGTGGCGGCCACCAATCGCCCCGACGTGCTGGATGCGGCCCTGATGCGTCCTGGTCGCTTTGACCGTCAGGTGGTGGTGGATCGTCCTGATTACAGCGGTCGCCTTCAGATTCTCCAGGTTCATGCCCGTGGCAAGACCCTGGCGAAGGATGTGGATCTCGACAAGGTGGCTCGCCGCACGCCCGGCTTCACCGGCGCCGATCTGTCCAATTTGCTCAATGAGGCCGCCATCCTCGCGGCTCGTCGTGAACTCACCGAAGTGAGTAACGATGAAATCAGTGATGCGATCGAGCGGGTGATGGCCGGTCCGGAGAAGAAGGACCGGGTGATGAGTGAACGGCGGAAGCGACTGGTTGCTTATCACGAAGCGGGGCATGCCCTCGTCGGTGCGCTCATGCCCGATTACGACCCGGTGCAGAAGATTTCGATCATTCCCCGCGGTCAGGCCGGTGGTCTCACCTTCTTCACCCCCAGTGAGGAGCGGATGGAATCGGGGCTTTACTCCCGTGCTTATCTGCAGAACCAGATGGCTGTGGCGCTCGGTGGTCGCGTTGCTGAGGAGATCGTCTACGGCGAAGACGAAGTCACCACCGGTGCCTCCAACGATCTGCAGCAGGTGGCTCAGGTGGCCCGCCAGATGGTCACCCGCTTCGGCATGAGTGACAAGCTGGGCCCGGTGGCGCTGGGCCGTGCCCAGGGCGGCATGTTCCTGGGGCGCGACATCGCCGCGGAGCGCGATTTTTCGGAAGACACCGCAGCCACCATCGATGAGGAGGTTTCTGATCTCGTGTCGGTCGCTTACAAGCGGGCCACCCAGGTGCTCACGCAGAATCGTTCCGTGCTCGATGAACTGGCCGAGATGCTGGTGGATCAGGAAACGGTCGACGCGGAGGATCTGCAGGAGCTGCTGATGCGTCGCGACGTCCGGGTTGCCGAATACGTCTGA